From the Flavimarina sp. Hel_I_48 genome, one window contains:
- a CDS encoding SusC/RagA family TonB-linked outer membrane protein, producing the protein MKSNYKKLLMLFFALAMQTTLFAQTKTITGTVTDEDGMPLPGVNIMIQNSSSGAQTDFDGNYSISATSGDILVYSYVGFSSQEEIVGPNEVIDITMKAGEALEEVVVTAQGITREKKALGYAVAEVDSEQLESRAEGDIGRVLNGKASGVNITAQSGLSGSGTNINIRGLSSFSGSNQPLFIVDGVPFSSDTNAQGDFVEGNSGGSRFFDLDPNSIASVNVLKGLAAATLYGTAGRNGVILITTKNGSSKGGRKKNEITVNTSVFFNKVGSLPDYTMKYGNGFDQAFGWFFSNWGPSFSEGGVAGWGNDAAIDDNATLPHPYSTASLGTGIPQAFPEFQGARYDWKPYNSVENFFRTGTVSNTTVNAAGSSDDGTVTYNISGGHLEDQGFTPENGVIRNTLGIGGRAKLTNNFTVSGTMNFSRTDFKSPPVSAGDGNTVFAGGGSSVFSNVFFTPRSVDLNGLPFQNPLDGSSVYYRQSNNIQNPNWTVFNARSEQVTNRVFGNTAVTYDFTENLNLTYRLGIDVYSENNVNYQNKGGVTDNTRVRSGFYDTYNNTNTIWDHNLTLSGSYDLAENLGLSFNLGATTRRTVFDQNGVSSSGQAVFGVLRHINFQLQDEIQSFNEQNIAGIYGQAEIDYDSYLYLTLAARNDWVSNLSSENRSIGYPSASFSFLPTAAFEGMRGSKVLNFLKLRAGYGTSANFPALYPVATRTLLETQAFLDDGGGFVTTNTTDDNRGNPDLKPETLTELEFGIESRWWNNKVTLNASYFNRVTKDLIVNRDLDASTAFTSTSTNIGEINVKGLEIDMGVDVFENREGFSWNLNANFTTIDPVVKDLGADTDIIVYSGFTNLGNAAIPGKPLGTIVGSRILRNDNGDLITNSQGDYVVETGQFDIGNPNPDYTLNVGSTMSYKNLSFSFLMTHVSGGDIYSQTIATLLGRGLTSDTDDRLNSFILPGVNQDTGNPNTVQINNSQYYFDNILFGPDELQVYDGSVVRLQEVSLAYSLPETILEKTPFGSLKISLSGYNLWFDAYNTPDGVNFDPNVAALGVGNGQGFDFLSGPGSKRYGISVQASF; encoded by the coding sequence ATGAAATCAAACTACAAAAAACTGCTGATGCTGTTTTTCGCGTTGGCAATGCAAACCACGTTGTTTGCACAAACAAAAACAATTACGGGTACGGTCACTGACGAGGACGGTATGCCCCTACCCGGAGTAAATATTATGATTCAAAATTCCTCATCGGGTGCACAAACTGACTTTGACGGTAATTACAGTATATCTGCCACATCAGGCGATATTCTCGTTTACAGTTACGTTGGATTTTCATCGCAAGAAGAAATTGTGGGACCTAACGAAGTTATTGATATTACCATGAAAGCAGGCGAGGCTCTTGAAGAAGTAGTAGTAACTGCCCAGGGTATTACAAGAGAGAAAAAGGCACTTGGTTATGCCGTTGCCGAAGTAGATAGTGAGCAGCTAGAATCACGGGCGGAGGGAGATATAGGCCGCGTTCTGAACGGTAAAGCCTCAGGTGTTAATATTACCGCCCAGAGTGGACTTTCAGGTTCTGGGACAAACATTAATATTAGGGGACTTAGTTCATTTAGCGGAAGTAATCAGCCTCTATTTATAGTAGATGGGGTTCCTTTTAGTAGTGATACCAATGCGCAGGGCGATTTTGTGGAAGGTAATTCTGGTGGTAGCCGTTTTTTTGATCTTGACCCTAATAGTATCGCAAGTGTGAATGTCTTGAAAGGACTTGCAGCCGCTACTTTATACGGTACTGCGGGAAGAAACGGGGTAATACTAATTACCACAAAAAACGGAAGCTCAAAAGGTGGTCGTAAGAAAAATGAAATTACGGTAAATACATCAGTCTTTTTTAATAAGGTAGGTTCCCTTCCGGATTATACCATGAAATATGGTAACGGATTTGACCAGGCATTTGGCTGGTTTTTCAGTAACTGGGGGCCTAGTTTTTCTGAAGGAGGAGTCGCAGGTTGGGGCAATGACGCTGCGATTGATGACAATGCAACCCTTCCTCACCCCTATTCTACGGCAAGTCTTGGAACAGGAATTCCTCAGGCTTTCCCAGAATTTCAGGGAGCTCGTTATGACTGGAAGCCTTACAACAGTGTGGAGAACTTCTTCCGTACAGGTACGGTGAGCAACACTACCGTAAACGCTGCAGGTTCTTCTGATGATGGTACCGTTACTTACAATATTAGTGGTGGTCATCTTGAAGATCAAGGATTTACTCCTGAAAATGGCGTGATACGTAATACCCTGGGTATTGGAGGTCGTGCTAAACTGACGAATAACTTTACCGTTTCTGGAACAATGAACTTTTCAAGGACAGATTTCAAGTCCCCTCCAGTTTCTGCTGGTGATGGAAATACAGTTTTTGCCGGTGGTGGTTCTTCAGTATTCTCAAACGTGTTTTTCACACCTCGTAGTGTTGATTTGAATGGGTTACCTTTTCAAAATCCACTAGACGGTTCAAGTGTGTACTATAGACAATCAAACAATATTCAAAATCCCAACTGGACCGTTTTCAACGCCAGGTCAGAACAGGTTACAAACCGTGTGTTTGGTAATACTGCTGTTACCTATGACTTTACTGAAAATTTAAACCTGACCTATAGATTAGGTATTGATGTGTATAGCGAGAATAATGTTAACTATCAAAATAAAGGTGGTGTTACTGATAATACGAGAGTTAGAAGTGGTTTTTATGACACTTACAATAACACCAATACGATCTGGGATCACAATTTGACATTAAGTGGCAGCTATGACTTAGCAGAAAATCTTGGCCTATCCTTTAACTTAGGTGCCACAACCAGAAGAACTGTATTTGATCAAAATGGGGTTTCCAGTTCAGGACAGGCTGTTTTTGGAGTCTTAAGACATATCAACTTTCAATTACAGGACGAGATACAATCTTTCAATGAGCAAAATATAGCTGGTATTTATGGTCAGGCAGAAATTGACTACGATTCTTATCTCTATTTAACGCTTGCTGCTAGAAATGACTGGGTGTCAAATTTATCTTCTGAAAATAGATCTATAGGCTATCCAAGTGCGAGCTTTTCATTCTTGCCTACAGCAGCTTTTGAGGGGATGCGCGGAAGCAAAGTTCTCAATTTTCTAAAACTAAGAGCGGGTTACGGTACCTCCGCAAATTTTCCTGCGCTATATCCGGTGGCCACACGAACCTTATTGGAAACACAGGCATTTTTAGATGATGGTGGTGGATTTGTAACTACAAACACTACCGATGACAACCGTGGAAACCCTGATCTCAAGCCAGAAACCCTAACAGAACTTGAATTTGGTATAGAATCCCGCTGGTGGAATAATAAAGTTACATTGAACGCTTCATACTTCAATAGGGTCACAAAAGATTTGATCGTAAATCGCGACCTTGATGCATCCACTGCATTTACGAGTACCAGTACTAACATTGGGGAAATCAATGTGAAAGGTCTGGAAATCGATATGGGTGTTGATGTTTTTGAAAACAGGGAAGGCTTTAGCTGGAATCTCAATGCTAACTTTACAACCATTGACCCAGTTGTGAAAGACCTAGGTGCAGATACAGATATTATAGTCTATTCCGGTTTTACAAACCTGGGAAATGCTGCGATACCTGGCAAACCACTGGGTACTATTGTAGGATCCCGAATACTCCGCAATGACAATGGTGATTTAATTACTAACAGCCAGGGCGATTATGTAGTTGAAACCGGTCAATTTGATATTGGTAATCCCAATCCTGATTATACGCTCAACGTGGGAAGCACAATGAGCTATAAAAATTTAAGCTTTAGTTTCCTGATGACACATGTTTCAGGCGGAGATATATATAGCCAGACCATTGCCACACTTCTGGGAAGAGGACTTACTTCTGATACTGATGACCGTTTAAACAGTTTCATTTTGCCAGGTGTTAACCAGGATACCGGAAATCCAAATACAGTACAAATCAACAATTCTCAATACTACTTTGATAATATTCTATTTGGTCCTGATGAACTTCAAGTATACGATGGCTCAGTAGTAAGATTACAGGAAGTTTCGTTGGCTTATTCATTACCAGAAACTATTCTGGAGAAAACACCATTTGGTTCCCTTAAAATAAGCTTATCGGGTTATAATCTCTGGTTTGATGCCTATAATACGCCAGACGGTGTGAATTTTGACCCTAATGTTGCCGCTTTAGGTGTGGGTAATGGTCAGGGCTTTGATTTCTTGAGTGGACCAGGTTCTAAACGATATGGTATTAGCGTTCAAGCTTCATTCTAA